The following proteins come from a genomic window of Verrucomicrobiota bacterium:
- a CDS encoding glycoside hydrolase family 95 protein — protein sequence MKHSNLIAPTLGLAMALVCLAQPPISSAQRSGGGASSEAQWRLWYAKPASAWTEALPIGNGRLGAMVFGGVVNERIQFNEGTLWAGGPYDPSSPEALAALPEARKLIFEGKYKEADALIGKQMMARPLKQMMYQPVGDLKLSFPGHEMTNDYRRELDLDTAIVKVRYTVGGVNYSREVFASPVDQAIVIRLTADKPGQISFTTAMATPQKATVVTEGNDTLVMSGQNGDALGIAGALKFQARVRMLTQGGQITAANDSFTVTAADSATLLIVAATSYKNFKDVSGDPEALTKNYLATAARKPFDRLRRDHVAEHQRLFRRVSLDLGATEAGKLPTDQRIAKFSEGNDPQLAALYFQFGRYLLISCSRPGGQPATLQGLWNESMKPPWDSKYTININTEMNYWPAEPTGLGECTEPLIQMVGELVEPGGRTAKVNWGAGGWVCHHNTDLWRATAPIDGPTWGFWPMGGAWLCKHLWDRYDYGRDKQYLARAYPIMKGAAQFFLDTLVEEPGHKWLVTCPSLSPENTHPGGASVCAGPSMDMQIIRDLFSNCIQASEILGLDPEFRAKVAASRARLAPLQIGSAGQLQEWLEDWDMKAREIHHRHVSHLYALYPSDQITPRTPEFFAAAKKSLEIRGDGGTGWSLAWKINLWARLLDGDHAYKMITMLLRPGPTLPNMFDSCPPFQIDGNFGGASGITEMLLQSHSGEIQLLPALPKAWPAGKVTGLRARGNCSVDIEWNDGQVTTYRITSPEPHEVKVRVNGQVKTLTPVTL from the coding sequence ATGAAACATTCAAATCTGATCGCACCCACACTTGGTCTCGCCATGGCATTGGTTTGTCTGGCACAACCGCCGATTTCTTCCGCCCAACGTAGTGGCGGAGGCGCCTCGTCGGAAGCGCAATGGCGCTTGTGGTATGCCAAACCCGCCTCGGCCTGGACGGAAGCGCTTCCCATCGGAAACGGGCGCCTGGGGGCCATGGTGTTTGGCGGCGTGGTGAATGAACGCATCCAGTTCAACGAAGGGACGCTTTGGGCAGGCGGACCGTATGATCCCAGCAGCCCGGAGGCGCTCGCGGCCTTGCCCGAGGCCCGGAAGCTGATTTTCGAGGGAAAGTATAAGGAGGCAGATGCCCTGATCGGCAAGCAGATGATGGCGCGCCCCCTCAAACAAATGATGTACCAACCGGTGGGTGATTTGAAACTGAGTTTTCCCGGTCACGAAATGACGAATGATTACCGGCGTGAACTGGATCTCGATACTGCAATCGTGAAGGTTCGCTACACCGTTGGCGGCGTAAACTATTCGCGCGAGGTATTTGCCAGTCCGGTGGATCAGGCCATCGTGATTCGGCTAACCGCCGATAAACCGGGACAAATCAGCTTTACCACCGCGATGGCCACGCCTCAAAAAGCAACGGTGGTGACCGAAGGAAACGATACCCTCGTCATGAGCGGGCAGAATGGCGATGCCTTGGGAATTGCGGGGGCGCTGAAATTCCAGGCGCGCGTGCGCATGCTCACGCAAGGCGGGCAGATCACGGCCGCCAATGACAGTTTTACGGTTACTGCCGCCGATTCCGCCACGCTGTTGATCGTGGCGGCGACGAGTTACAAAAACTTCAAGGATGTCAGCGGTGATCCCGAAGCCCTCACGAAAAATTATCTCGCGACGGCAGCGCGCAAACCGTTTGACCGCTTGCGGCGGGATCATGTGGCGGAGCATCAGCGGTTGTTTCGGCGCGTCAGTCTTGATCTCGGCGCGACGGAGGCGGGAAAACTTCCCACGGATCAGCGGATTGCCAAATTTTCGGAAGGCAACGATCCGCAACTGGCGGCCCTGTATTTCCAATTTGGCCGCTACCTGCTGATTTCCTGCTCCCGCCCCGGCGGTCAGCCGGCCACCCTGCAAGGGCTGTGGAACGAAAGCATGAAACCGCCGTGGGATAGCAAGTACACGATCAATATCAATACCGAGATGAATTATTGGCCAGCCGAACCAACCGGCCTTGGTGAATGTACCGAACCGTTGATCCAAATGGTGGGCGAACTGGTCGAACCGGGCGGGCGCACGGCAAAAGTCAACTGGGGTGCCGGAGGCTGGGTTTGCCACCATAATACGGATCTCTGGCGGGCTACGGCGCCGATTGATGGTCCCACATGGGGGTTCTGGCCGATGGGTGGGGCGTGGCTCTGCAAGCACCTGTGGGATCGCTACGACTATGGTCGCGACAAGCAATACCTGGCCCGGGCTTACCCGATCATGAAGGGGGCCGCCCAATTCTTTCTGGATACGCTGGTTGAGGAACCGGGCCATAAGTGGCTCGTAACCTGCCCGTCGCTCTCGCCCGAAAATACCCATCCGGGCGGAGCCAGCGTCTGCGCCGGGCCCTCCATGGATATGCAGATCATCCGTGACCTGTTCAGCAACTGCATTCAGGCCTCCGAAATTCTCGGTTTGGACCCGGAATTCCGGGCTAAAGTCGCCGCCTCGCGCGCTCGCCTTGCGCCGCTGCAAATCGGCAGCGCCGGTCAGCTTCAGGAATGGCTGGAGGATTGGGACATGAAGGCCCGCGAGATTCATCATCGCCACGTCTCGCATCTGTACGCCTTGTATCCAAGTGACCAGATTACCCCGCGGACCCCTGAGTTTTTTGCCGCCGCAAAGAAGTCGCTGGAGATTCGCGGTGACGGCGGCACCGGCTGGAGCCTGGCCTGGAAAATCAACCTCTGGGCGCGTCTGTTGGACGGGGATCACGCCTACAAAATGATCACCATGCTGCTGCGCCCCGGTCCCACGCTGCCAAACATGTTCGATTCCTGTCCGCCGTTCCAGATTGACGGTAACTTTGGCGGTGCCTCCGGCATCACGGAAATGTTGCTGCAAAGTCATTCCGGTGAGATACAGCTTCTTCCGGCACTCCCGAAAGCATGGCCTGCCGGCAAAGTCACCGGCCTGCGCGCGCGTGGTAATTGCTCCGTGGACATCGAGTGGAACGACGGCCAGGTGACGACGTATCGCATCACTTCCCCTGAACCGCACGAAGTCAAGGTGCGGGTGAACGGCCAGGTGAAAACGCTGACTCCGGTAACGCTTTGA
- a CDS encoding discoidin domain-containing protein: protein MKHTVTIATALLLASPARAAILGADDVRFLVERNVACVTNPVAYKAGEQMNRCMLLGNGGIEAAVSSPDGAAENIRVAIHKNDYWRDHLLAKGSSANAKGHYAPNRTVNVNPGYMDLRFPDFGGAAFRQEQDMWNAEVRTTLRKGEQTVCVTATIPKPAKDVIVQRIENRGLTPVRVVIDTFTKQVSPTNDFLYDLDAGVATNGDCVAWVKRRTPLGERVVTLPEECSQFRMWAAVATRLLGATVSSRVAEGRVTLSAEIPPGQTATVVTVVRGTGIPLTLDPADPLPAALVAAAKLTAGELERLATGHRAWWVRFWNHSRVRLDAEPLVERVYYGALYVFGCVNKPGEYASGCNSFGVEDSPMWTGDYHWNYNIQAPYYLAWSSDRVELSEPYDRAVREHDVPLGRAMAKRAGAKGTFFCIGTAPGGQINENTSGYGHRSNALQAALNQVDHYLFTLDQDWLWANFEFLKAVAAYWDDDLLKHKEMRPNGSYRYNITANAPLEGCGGSLNATPTIGFLQHFYRGLVVMVSDLNRAGKPTGFGDADLARWRDILAHLPDYPVSEAFGRKMFRWSEDDLDPFAVGGWHWNLLQVYPAHQISMSSAPALVQAADNALVLRPEVLGRGGPYCEYFAIFVRLGHYAPEILERLNWFLTHSPGKMGPSNFAVQGGNVECVAIVDEIHNFLLQSHEGFLRFFPAWHHNNAAFTGIRAMGAFIVSAEKRDGVCRAISVRSEKGQRCAVLNPWPGHALEIQPAVAVAVEQRSYGEVCAFPTEPGCSYTLTPRGGFPDAAPWPNLALGKPVTVSSAHDPRSRDEKPVWAHPTHVRDNNPLTWRAANLTDGNRQLCSLLTENMGWCSVPSSTQRMEWVTVDLGTPQTIRQVNLWPVGRGDMKYGRYDKEIVAMDHSYDGFPLDFKIMVSADGTAWQTVIAETNFLKMPAEDAKPKDAVGPESFRFAPCAVRYVKVECSRLRKSRYFGKHTMQLAEVEVLR from the coding sequence ATGAAACACACCGTGACAATAGCCACGGCGCTTTTGCTCGCATCACCAGCTCGTGCGGCGATTTTAGGTGCGGACGATGTGCGATTCTTGGTCGAGCGCAATGTTGCGTGCGTCACCAACCCGGTGGCCTACAAAGCCGGGGAACAGATGAACCGGTGCATGTTGCTGGGCAACGGCGGCATCGAGGCGGCGGTGTCGTCGCCGGACGGGGCGGCGGAGAACATTCGCGTGGCGATCCACAAGAATGATTACTGGCGCGATCATCTCCTCGCCAAGGGATCCTCCGCGAACGCGAAGGGGCACTACGCGCCGAACCGCACGGTCAATGTGAATCCTGGCTACATGGATCTGCGATTCCCGGATTTCGGCGGCGCGGCATTTCGCCAGGAACAGGACATGTGGAACGCTGAAGTTCGCACGACGCTACGGAAAGGCGAACAAACGGTGTGCGTGACGGCGACCATTCCAAAACCGGCCAAGGATGTCATCGTGCAGCGCATTGAAAATCGCGGTCTGACGCCGGTGCGCGTGGTGATTGACACATTCACAAAGCAGGTTTCGCCGACGAACGATTTCCTCTACGACCTCGACGCCGGCGTGGCGACCAACGGCGACTGCGTGGCGTGGGTGAAACGCCGTACGCCGCTCGGCGAGCGTGTGGTGACGTTGCCAGAAGAATGTTCGCAGTTTCGAATGTGGGCTGCAGTGGCTACGCGCCTGCTCGGAGCGACGGTGTCGAGTCGCGTGGCGGAAGGTCGCGTCACGCTCAGCGCGGAAATCCCGCCGGGACAAACGGCGACGGTGGTGACGGTGGTGCGCGGCACCGGGATTCCACTGACACTAGACCCGGCCGATCCGTTGCCAGCAGCCTTGGTGGCGGCGGCAAAGCTGACGGCTGGTGAACTTGAGCGCCTCGCGACCGGGCATCGCGCGTGGTGGGTGCGTTTTTGGAACCATTCGCGCGTACGGCTCGACGCGGAGCCGTTGGTTGAGCGAGTTTATTACGGAGCACTCTATGTCTTCGGATGCGTGAACAAGCCGGGCGAGTACGCGTCGGGCTGCAATTCGTTCGGCGTTGAGGACTCGCCGATGTGGACGGGCGATTATCATTGGAACTACAACATCCAAGCGCCGTACTACCTGGCGTGGTCGAGCGATCGGGTTGAGTTGTCAGAACCATACGACCGGGCTGTTCGCGAACACGACGTGCCGCTGGGCCGTGCGATGGCCAAACGAGCGGGCGCGAAAGGCACGTTCTTCTGCATCGGCACCGCGCCCGGCGGCCAGATCAACGAAAACACCTCCGGCTACGGTCATCGCAGTAATGCGCTTCAGGCGGCGCTGAATCAGGTTGACCATTATCTCTTCACGCTCGATCAGGACTGGCTCTGGGCGAACTTCGAGTTCCTGAAGGCCGTCGCGGCGTATTGGGATGACGATTTGCTTAAGCACAAGGAGATGCGGCCCAACGGTTCGTATCGCTACAACATCACCGCAAACGCGCCGCTGGAAGGTTGCGGCGGTTCACTCAACGCCACGCCCACGATTGGTTTTCTGCAACATTTCTACCGCGGCCTGGTCGTGATGGTCAGCGATCTGAACCGTGCCGGCAAACCGACTGGTTTCGGCGACGCTGATCTGGCGCGCTGGCGCGACATCCTCGCGCATCTGCCGGACTACCCGGTGAGTGAAGCGTTCGGGCGAAAGATGTTCCGGTGGAGCGAAGACGATCTGGATCCGTTTGCCGTCGGCGGCTGGCACTGGAATTTGCTGCAGGTGTATCCCGCGCACCAGATCAGTATGAGTTCCGCCCCGGCGCTGGTGCAGGCGGCGGACAATGCATTGGTGCTGCGTCCCGAAGTGTTGGGCCGCGGCGGCCCATATTGCGAATACTTCGCCATCTTCGTCCGGCTCGGACATTACGCGCCGGAGATTTTGGAGCGGCTGAATTGGTTCCTAACGCACAGCCCCGGCAAGATGGGACCGTCGAACTTTGCGGTGCAGGGCGGCAACGTCGAGTGCGTCGCCATCGTGGATGAAATCCACAATTTCCTATTACAAAGCCACGAAGGGTTTCTGCGTTTCTTCCCGGCGTGGCACCACAACAACGCCGCATTCACCGGCATCCGCGCGATGGGCGCGTTCATCGTGTCGGCGGAAAAACGCGACGGCGTCTGCCGCGCGATTAGCGTTCGCAGCGAAAAGGGGCAGCGTTGCGCTGTGCTGAATCCGTGGCCGGGACACGCGCTGGAAATTCAACCGGCCGTGGCCGTCGCAGTCGAACAACGATCGTACGGCGAAGTCTGCGCGTTCCCGACAGAACCCGGCTGCAGCTACACACTCACGCCGCGCGGCGGTTTTCCCGATGCCGCGCCGTGGCCGAACCTCGCGCTCGGCAAGCCGGTGACGGTTTCCAGCGCGCACGATCCACGCAGTCGTGACGAGAAGCCAGTCTGGGCGCATCCGACGCACGTTCGCGACAATAATCCCCTGACGTGGCGGGCGGCGAACCTCACCGACGGCAACCGCCAACTCTGTTCACTGCTCACGGAAAACATGGGCTGGTGCAGTGTGCCGTCTTCGACGCAGCGCATGGAGTGGGTGACGGTGGATTTGGGCACCCCGCAAACCATCCGGCAGGTCAACCTGTGGCCGGTCGGTCGCGGCGACATGAAATACGGTCGGTACGACAAGGAAATTGTCGCGATGGATCACTCGTATGATGGGTTTCCGCTCGACTTCAAGATCATGGTGTCGGCGGACGGCACGGCCTGGCAAACTGTGATCGCAGAAACGAATTTTCTGAAGATGCCGGCCGAGGACGCGAAACCGAAGGATGCGGTGGGACCGGAATCGTTCCGTTTTGCCCCGTGCGCGGTGCGGTACGTCAAGGTGGAGTGTTCGCGGCTGCGCAAGTCGCGGTACTTTGGAAAACACACCATGCAGTTGGCCGAAGTGGAGGTGTTGCGGTGA
- a CDS encoding alpha-L-fucosidase codes for MKRIHCQVLTGALLFACAFVLPAVEPFQPTDESLKQYRCPEWFRDAKFGIWAHWGPQCVPEQDSWYARRLYEHDGFDTKKGVPTGPSRANKYHLEHYGHPSKFGFKDIIALWKAEKWDPERLMALYKQAGAKYFVSLGVHHDNFALYDSKLCRWNAAEMGPKCDVVARWQQAAAKAGLRFGITEHLAASWWFYSATKGADKTGPMAGVPYDGNDPQYADLYWSGNEMPSFSYYGEDVPEAHKIKWGKRIEEIVDRYHPDLLYSDSPLPYPAEAGRQMLAHFYNDNLRQHGGKLEAIYNCKQDAEGRWVRDLERGVMEGINPEPWQTDTCIGNWYYTAGFKYKTSTAVIQMLIDIVSKNGNLLLNFPQHADGTLDQEAETILADLAAWIPVNGEGIYATRPWKIYGEGPTKLGKGHFGGLNDTGNYKPSDIRFTQSKDGKTLYAFALGWPDDRQLVVRSLASAAGKIADVSLLGHTGKLDWQQTGEGLVVKLPAQKPCAHAIALKISAGDLRPVPVVYDNSITPGADGSVALTPAAAELHGTKIRVENKQDHDYLAAWDNSADWPSWPIKFPAKATYEVSITYSAASRETAFVVELAGQKLTGTATKTADWYAYQTLKLGRVEVASAGKLELSMRPADVTKWKAMNIRSLKLTKVE; via the coding sequence ATGAAAAGAATACACTGCCAGGTCCTCACCGGCGCATTGCTCTTTGCGTGTGCCTTCGTCCTGCCTGCCGTCGAGCCCTTCCAACCCACTGATGAATCGCTCAAACAATACCGGTGCCCCGAGTGGTTCCGCGATGCCAAATTCGGCATCTGGGCGCACTGGGGGCCGCAATGTGTGCCGGAGCAGGACTCCTGGTATGCCCGGCGTCTCTATGAACACGACGGTTTCGACACCAAGAAGGGCGTGCCCACCGGACCATCGCGCGCCAACAAATATCACCTCGAACATTACGGGCATCCGTCCAAGTTCGGCTTCAAGGACATCATCGCCCTATGGAAGGCGGAGAAGTGGGACCCGGAGCGGTTGATGGCGCTCTACAAACAGGCCGGCGCGAAATACTTCGTCAGTCTCGGCGTGCATCACGACAACTTCGCCCTCTACGACTCGAAGCTCTGCCGCTGGAACGCGGCGGAGATGGGCCCGAAATGTGACGTGGTCGCCCGGTGGCAACAGGCGGCGGCGAAAGCCGGGTTGCGCTTCGGCATCACGGAGCACCTGGCTGCGAGCTGGTGGTTTTACAGCGCGACCAAAGGGGCCGACAAGACCGGCCCGATGGCCGGCGTGCCGTATGATGGCAACGACCCGCAATACGCGGACCTCTATTGGAGCGGCAACGAGATGCCGAGCTTCTCGTATTACGGAGAGGATGTGCCCGAGGCCCACAAAATCAAATGGGGCAAACGCATCGAGGAGATCGTGGATCGTTACCATCCCGATCTGCTCTATTCCGATAGTCCGCTGCCGTATCCCGCGGAAGCTGGCCGGCAGATGTTGGCGCATTTCTACAACGACAACCTGCGCCAGCATGGCGGCAAGCTGGAGGCCATCTATAACTGCAAACAGGACGCCGAAGGTCGCTGGGTGCGCGATCTCGAACGTGGCGTCATGGAGGGGATCAATCCCGAACCGTGGCAGACCGACACGTGTATCGGCAACTGGTATTACACGGCGGGCTTCAAATACAAAACCAGCACGGCGGTGATTCAGATGCTGATTGATATCGTCAGCAAGAACGGCAATCTACTCTTGAACTTTCCCCAGCACGCGGACGGCACATTGGATCAGGAAGCGGAAACTATCCTCGCCGACCTGGCGGCGTGGATACCGGTCAACGGCGAAGGTATTTATGCGACGCGCCCTTGGAAAATCTATGGCGAAGGCCCGACCAAACTGGGCAAAGGGCACTTTGGCGGACTCAATGATACCGGCAACTACAAGCCGTCCGACATTCGCTTCACGCAATCCAAAGACGGAAAGACGCTCTACGCCTTCGCGCTTGGTTGGCCGGACGACCGCCAGCTTGTGGTGCGCTCCCTCGCGTCCGCCGCTGGAAAGATTGCGGACGTCTCGCTGCTCGGCCACACGGGTAAACTTGACTGGCAACAAACCGGCGAGGGCCTCGTCGTGAAACTGCCCGCGCAGAAGCCCTGTGCGCATGCCATCGCGCTCAAGATTTCCGCCGGGGACCTGCGGCCGGTGCCCGTGGTGTACGACAACAGCATCACGCCCGGCGCCGACGGCAGCGTTGCTCTCACACCCGCCGCCGCCGAACTGCACGGCACCAAGATTCGCGTGGAAAACAAGCAGGATCACGACTACCTCGCCGCCTGGGACAATTCCGCCGACTGGCCCTCATGGCCCATTAAGTTTCCGGCGAAGGCCACCTACGAGGTTAGCATCACCTATAGCGCCGCCTCCCGCGAAACCGCTTTCGTGGTGGAACTGGCTGGCCAGAAACTGACCGGCACCGCCACCAAGACGGCGGACTGGTACGCCTACCAGACGCTGAAGCTCGGCCGCGTTGAGGTTGCCAGCGCCGGCAAGCTGGAGCTGTCCATGCGCCCGGCCGATGTGACCAAGTGGAAGGCGATGAATATCCGCTCGCTCAAACTGACCAAAGTTGAGTGA
- a CDS encoding family 78 glycoside hydrolase catalytic domain, which yields MKQIITLTALLLVPLAVSAQGGIVPLHLRCECLDNPLGIGTAQPQFGWQLDSAQRGARQTVYQVVVMDVGENTVWDSGKVESPAQNGIVFGGAQLAGKTACRWKVKVWDGAGRESAWSEAATFETGIVNPQRDWRGVWVGGPPSRKDEAGHYATNQFNLIRRRFELPVEKKIVKGRAYVAAQHYALSFFNFSVNGQKPADVFPLRRGIYTFDVTALLRPGENVLGAIFGDTGNPRNNPKNSSQNRLLCDVDVWFADGSHLIFGTDERCRGFQGGPVLSGDMFDGETFDARQAVAWDQPGFDDSHWTAGTVAQATAKPDRVVLNFVRVAETFAPLKMTTPKSGVWIFDAGTQISGWAQMRVNGPAGTRITLRFAERLNADGTLDISTITKGLPAKQTDLLILKDGEQLWEPTLTYHGFRYLEITGWPGAPTLSDIRLRRAAADVLRDRAQFTCSNEMLNRFHRGFADTELANLMFDLTDCNQRAERAPWSADGMCVAEAAMTFFDAAQFFREKWLELCLHRAGPHGEAGNLVYETGGFALLWQAQCALVSWDYWQAYGDKAYLAACYERVKKFADCCVSWFDQLDEVVFDPKKKEIVSHQSKQDWLIDAETPWRDPAGKPCENPLKYWGDWLRPDRQWDKRASFLTSAFYFRCLDIAARMADALGKQEEAARHRAIADKIRNAINARWLKDNRFYCDNDQTPNALALAFGIAPDEARAAVADSLAADIAARTNHLATGCLGTLALMPALAENNRNTVAFALATQRSFPSWGYMLDKGPGTFWEHWNDEGMSKCHPFMGGSVAVWLYRHVAGIKPVKPGYEAIEFRPGLFGDLTFANATIPTVRGPVVSEWRCDGGKFRWSISVPANATATVFIPAADAAAVTESGKPAVQSEGVKFLRTENHTAVYAVGSGTYQFQSTLPESVK from the coding sequence ATGAAACAGATTATCACCCTCACCGCCCTGCTGCTGGTACCGCTGGCCGTCTCGGCGCAAGGCGGAATTGTTCCACTCCACCTGCGCTGCGAGTGTCTCGACAACCCGCTCGGCATCGGCACCGCGCAGCCACAGTTCGGTTGGCAGTTGGATTCGGCGCAGCGCGGCGCGCGGCAGACCGTATATCAAGTCGTCGTCATGGACGTCGGCGAGAACACCGTCTGGGACTCCGGTAAAGTCGAATCCCCGGCACAAAATGGGATCGTCTTTGGCGGAGCGCAGTTGGCCGGCAAAACTGCTTGTCGTTGGAAAGTCAAAGTCTGGGACGGGGCCGGTCGGGAATCGGCGTGGAGCGAGGCGGCCACGTTCGAAACGGGAATCGTCAATCCGCAACGGGATTGGCGCGGTGTGTGGGTGGGCGGACCGCCATCGCGCAAGGACGAGGCGGGCCATTACGCGACCAACCAGTTCAATCTCATCCGCCGCCGCTTCGAGTTGCCGGTGGAAAAGAAGATCGTCAAGGGGCGAGCCTATGTCGCGGCGCAGCACTACGCGCTCTCATTTTTCAACTTCAGCGTCAACGGCCAGAAGCCGGCAGACGTGTTTCCACTGCGGCGCGGCATCTACACCTTCGATGTCACCGCGCTGTTGCGGCCTGGCGAAAACGTCCTCGGCGCGATATTCGGCGACACCGGCAACCCGCGAAACAATCCGAAGAACAGTTCGCAGAACCGGCTGCTCTGCGATGTGGACGTCTGGTTTGCCGACGGCAGTCACTTGATCTTCGGCACCGACGAGCGCTGTCGCGGATTTCAAGGCGGCCCGGTGTTAAGCGGCGATATGTTTGATGGCGAAACGTTCGACGCACGGCAGGCCGTCGCGTGGGACCAGCCTGGCTTCGACGATAGCCACTGGACGGCCGGCACCGTGGCCCAAGCTACCGCCAAGCCGGATCGGGTGGTGCTGAACTTCGTTCGCGTCGCCGAGACGTTCGCGCCGTTGAAAATGACGACACCGAAATCGGGCGTGTGGATTTTCGATGCTGGCACACAGATCAGCGGCTGGGCACAGATGCGCGTCAACGGCCCCGCCGGCACACGCATCACGCTGCGGTTCGCGGAGCGCCTCAATGCCGACGGCACGCTCGACATTTCCACCATCACCAAAGGGCTGCCGGCGAAACAGACCGACCTGCTGATTCTGAAGGACGGCGAGCAACTTTGGGAACCAACGCTGACGTATCATGGTTTTCGGTACCTCGAAATCACCGGCTGGCCGGGAGCGCCGACGCTGTCCGACATTCGACTGCGCCGGGCGGCCGCCGATGTGCTGCGCGACCGGGCACAGTTCACCTGCTCCAATGAAATGCTTAACCGCTTCCATCGCGGGTTTGCCGATACTGAGCTGGCCAACCTGATGTTCGACCTCACGGACTGCAATCAGCGCGCCGAACGCGCGCCGTGGTCGGCTGACGGCATGTGCGTTGCCGAGGCGGCGATGACGTTTTTCGACGCGGCCCAGTTCTTCCGCGAAAAATGGCTGGAGCTTTGCCTGCATCGCGCCGGGCCGCACGGTGAGGCGGGTAACTTGGTTTACGAGACTGGCGGCTTTGCACTGCTGTGGCAGGCACAGTGCGCGTTGGTCTCGTGGGATTACTGGCAGGCTTACGGGGACAAGGCGTATCTGGCGGCCTGTTACGAGCGCGTCAAGAAATTTGCCGATTGCTGCGTGAGCTGGTTCGACCAACTCGACGAGGTCGTGTTCGATCCCAAGAAAAAAGAAATCGTCTCGCACCAGAGTAAGCAGGACTGGCTCATTGACGCCGAGACGCCCTGGCGCGACCCGGCAGGCAAGCCGTGCGAGAATCCGCTGAAGTATTGGGGCGACTGGCTGCGGCCGGATCGGCAGTGGGACAAGCGCGCCAGTTTTCTGACCAGCGCGTTTTACTTCCGCTGCCTTGACATCGCCGCGCGAATGGCTGACGCGCTTGGCAAGCAGGAGGAGGCGGCGCGTCACCGCGCCATCGCCGACAAAATTCGCAACGCGATCAACGCGCGCTGGTTAAAGGACAATCGCTTCTACTGCGACAACGATCAGACGCCGAATGCGTTGGCGCTGGCCTTCGGTATCGCGCCTGACGAGGCGCGCGCAGCCGTTGCCGACAGCCTCGCCGCTGACATTGCCGCGCGCACCAATCATCTCGCCACCGGTTGCCTCGGCACGCTGGCGCTGATGCCGGCGCTCGCCGAAAACAACCGCAACACGGTTGCCTTCGCGCTGGCGACACAGCGGAGTTTTCCGAGTTGGGGCTACATGCTCGACAAGGGGCCCGGTACGTTCTGGGAGCACTGGAATGACGAAGGAATGTCGAAGTGCCACCCGTTCATGGGCGGCTCCGTGGCCGTGTGGCTCTACCGCCACGTCGCCGGCATCAAGCCCGTGAAGCCCGGCTACGAAGCAATCGAGTTCCGCCCGGGGCTTTTCGGCGACTTGACGTTTGCGAACGCGACGATACCGACGGTGCGCGGCCCGGTCGTGTCGGAGTGGCGTTGCGACGGTGGCAAGTTTCGCTGGAGTATTTCTGTTCCCGCCAACGCGACTGCGACCGTGTTCATCCCGGCGGCGGATGCGGCTGCTGTCACCGAGTCCGGCAAGCCCGCCGTCCAGTCGGAAGGCGTGAAGTTCCTGCGAACGGAAAACCACACTGCGGTTTATGCCGTTGGCTCTGGAACCTACCAGTTCCAATCCACACTCCCAGAAAGCGTCAAATGA